In the genome of Variovorax sp. PAMC26660, the window GGCCACGAACACGATGATCGCGATGCCCAGCGTCAGTTGCCAGTGGTCGGCCAGCGGGCCCATCACCGCATGCGTCGAGAAGATCTCCTTCAGCAGCGTGAAGGCGATCGCGCCGATCACCGCGCCGCGCAGATGGCCGAGGCCGCCCAAGATCACCATCAGCAGCACCTCGCCCGAGTTGTGCCAGGCCATCAGCTCGGGGTTGACCACGCCATCGCGCGAGGCCAGCAGAAAGCCCGCGAGCCCGGCCAGCGCACCCGCCAGCACGAAGGCCGCGAGCTTGTAACCGTACACCGCGAAGCCCGCCGCACGCATGCGCTGCTCGTTCACGCGGATGCCCGCGAGCGCCGCACCGAAGCGCGAGCGGCGAATGAGCGCCAGCAGGCCATAAGTGAACACCAGCGAGGCCAGCACCACATAGAACAGCACCGTGCGGTTCTCCAGGTCGAGCGCACCGATGGCGGGGCGCACGTACATGTAGATGCCGTCGCTGCCGCCGCCGACCTTGGTGTCGTGGAACACGAAAAAAGCCATCTGCGCAAAGGCCAGCGTCACCATGATGAAGTACACGCCGCGCGTGCGCAGGCTCAAGGCGCCGACGAACAGCGCATACAGCGCCGCCGCGCCCATGGCCAGCGGCAGCAGCAGCGCGAAGTTGCCGCCCTCGCTGCCCGAGGCCAGCACGGTGACATACGCGCCGATGCCGTAGAAGGCCGCATGGCCCAGGCTCACGAGGCCGGTCATGCCCACCAGCAGTTCGAGGCTCAACGCGAAGATCGACAAAATCATGATCTTCACGACGAAGTCGGACATGTAGTTGCCCATCAGCGGGCCCGCCACGCCGATGGCGACGGCGCAGGCCACGGGCACGAGGAATGCGCTCTTCTTCATGACCGCCTCCCCATCAGCCCTTCGGGCTTCCAGATCAGCACGATGGCCATCAGCAGGTAGATGCCGATGCCGCTCAGGTCCGCGAAGAACACCTTGCCGAAGGTGTCGACGAAGCCCACCAGCAGCGAGGCCAGCAGCGCGCCGGTGATCGAGCCGATGCCGCCGATCACCACCAGCACGAAGCAGATGATGAGCACGCTCGCACCCATGTTTGGATACACCGAGGACATGGGCGCCGCGATCATGCCGGCCAGCGCCGCGAGCGCCACCCCGGCCGCGAACACGATGCGGTACAGGCGCTTCACGTCGATGCCCAGGCCACGCACCATGTCGCGGTTGCTGGCACCGGCGCGGATCATCATGCCCAGGCGCGTGCGGTTGACCACCCAGTACAAGCCGACCGCGAGCACGATGCACGCGGCCGATGCGAACAGGCGGTACCACGGGTAGCTCATGACACTGCCCAGCGCGAAGCTGCCGTCGAGCCAGGCCGGCACCTTCACGCCGTGCACGTCGTTGCCGACCAGGATGGAGCGCAACTCCTCGAACACCAGGATGAGCCCGTAGGTCATCAGCACCTGCTGCAGGTGGTCGCGCTGGTAGAGGTAGCTGAAGAAGGCCCATTCGAGCAGGTAGCCGAAGATGGCCGCCAGCACCACGCCGGCCACCAGCATCAGCAGGAACTGGTCGCCGAACAGCGGCGCGAGCGCGAACGCCATGTACGCGCCGATCATGTAGAAGCTGCCGTGGGCAAGGTTGATGACGCCCATGATCCCGAAGATCAGCGTCAGCCCCGAGGCCACGAGGAAAAGCAAAAGCCCGTACTGAACCGAGTTCAGGCACTGGACCAGGAAGGTTCCGAAATCCACCGTGTGAGATCCCAGTTGAATGTGATTGCCGCAAGGCGGCTCGCGGCCCGTGAACTCGGTCGAGGGCAGCGAGGGAACGAGATAACGAAGGCCTCGTGGCCTCTTACATCCGGCAGCCGCGAGCGGGGTCGGCGAGACCCTTCAGCGCAATGCTCACCAGCTTGTTCTCTTTGCCTTCCACCTTGCGCAGGTAGATGTCCTGCACCGGGTTGTGCGACTTGCTCATCGTGAACGTGCCGCGCGGGCTGTCGATCTTGGCCTTCTCGATGGCGCTCGTGAACTCGGCCTTCTTCGAGATGTCGCCCTTGGTGGCGTTCAGGCCCACGCCCAGCATCTGTGCCGCGTCATAGCCCTGCACCGCGTACACGTCGGGCTGCAGCTTGAAGGCCTTGGCGTAGCCGACGCGGAAGGCGTTGTCGCGCGCGGTGTTCAGGCCGTCGGCGTAGTGCAGCGTGGTCAGCATGCCTTGCGCCGATTCGCCCTGTGCATCGAGCGTGCCGTCGGTCAGGAAGCCGGGGCCGTACAGCGGAATGGTCTTGTTCAGGCCCGCGGCCTGGTAGTCCTTGACGAACTTCACCGCGCCGCCGCCCGCGAAGAATGCGTACACCGCATCGGGCTTGGCCGCCGCGATCTCGGTCAGCAGCGCCTGGAACTCCACGTTGGGGAAGGGCAGGGTGAGCTGCTTGTCGACCTTGCCGCCGGCCTTCTCGAAGCCTTCCTTGAAGCCGTTGACCGACTCTTCGCCGGCCGCGTACTTCCAGGTGATCGTCATGATCTTCTTCTTGCCCTGCTGCTTGGCCGCCACTTCGCCCATGGCGTAGGCCGGTTGCCAGTTGCTGAACGAGCTGCGGAAGATGTTGGGCGCGCACATCGGGCCGGTCACCGCGTCGGCGCCGGCGTTCGGCACGATCAGCACGGTGCCGCTTTCCTTGGCGGCCTTGGCCATGGCCATCGCCACGCCCGAGTGCACGGTGCCGACGATCACGTCGACGTTGTCGCGCTTGATGAGCTTGTTGACGTTGTCGGTGGCCTTGGCGGGGTCGGATTCGTCGTCGACCTTGAAGTACTCGATCTCGCGGCCGGCCAGCTTGCCGCCCTGTTCGTCGACGTAGAGCTTGAAGCCGTTCTCGATGGCCACGCCCAGTGCGGTGTAGGTGCCGCTGTAGGGCAGCATCAGGCCGACCTTGAGCTTCGCCGTGCCCTGTGCGCCGGCCGCAGTGGCCAGGGCGGCGAAGGCGATCGCGGTCAGTGCGAGGCGCGCGGTGCGAACCGGGGTGAGGGTGGTCATGGTGTTTGTCTCCTGTTTTTGGTGATGAAAGAAGCGGTTGCGACGGTGACACGTTCCGGCTGATCGCGATGCGGGGAATGCCCGCATTCAGGGATTTCGAGCAGCTCGCAAGTACCACTGACGCGCGCCGCGATGCCGCGGATCTGCGCCAGCGTGCCGTACTCGTCGTCGATGCCCTGCACGGCCAGCACCGGGCAGCGGATGGTGTCGAGTTCGGCCTCGATGTTCCAGTGCCGGAAGGGCGGATGCAGCCAGATGCGGTTCCAGCCCCAGAAGGCGGAATCGGCGCTGTCGTGGTAGCGGGCCAGCTTCTTCGGCAGGTCGGTCGACAGGTACGCAGTGCGGGCAATCTCGATGTTCGCGACGGTCTTGTCTTCCACGAAGATGTGCGGTGCGAGCACCACGAGGCCTTCGACTTTTTCGGGGAAGCGCGAGGCATAGAGCAGCGCGATCGAGCCGCCGTCGCTGTGGCCGAAGAGCCAGGGCTTTTCGTCGCCGAGCTTCAGGGCGGTGAAGAGCGCGGGCAGCACTTCGTGTGCCTGGCGGTGCATGAAGTCGACGTCCCAGATCTCGTCGTCGGCGCGCGGGGTGGAGCGGCCGTAGCCGGGGCGCGAGAAGACAAGGCCGCGTGCGTTGGCGGCTTCGCAGATTTGCGCCGGGAAGTCCTTCCACATGGCGATGGAGCCGAGGCCTTCGTGGAGGAAGACGATGAGTGGGGCGTTGGTACGCTCGGGAGCGATCCATGCGCACTCGATCTGCACGGGGCGGTTGCGCCAGGTGATGGTGGCGAATTCCGGCGTGCCGTCGCTGCGGGCGCTGGCGCTCATGGGTTTTGCCCCCTCTCCCTCTGGGAGAGGGTTGGGGTGAGGGCCAGCGGCGTTGGCGAAGGCTGTGCTCGTGCGAAGGCCGATGCCCTCGCCCTAGCCCTCTCCCAGAGGGAGAGGGGACAAGAGGGAAAGCTCATGCCTGCTTCTCCCGCTCGCGCAGACGGAAGCGCTGGATCTTCCCCGTCGCCGTCTTCGGTAACTCGCTCACGAATTCGAGGAAGCGCGGGTACTTGTACGGCGCCAACCGCTCCTTCACAAAGGCCTTCAGCTCTTCCTCCGTGACCGCACCGCCATCCTTCAGCACCACAAACGCCTTGGTCTTCGTCAACCCTTCCGCATCTTCCTTGCCGATCACCGCAGCTTCCAGCACGGCCGGATGCTGCATCAGCGTTGCCTCGACCTCGAACGGTGATACGTAGATGCCGCTGACTTTCAACATGTCGTCGCTGCGGCCGGCATAGGTGAAGTACCCGTCCGCATCGCGCGTGTACTTGTCGCCGCTCTTGGTCCAGCCGCCCTGGAAGGTCTCGCGCGACTTCTCGCGGTTGGTCCAGTACATCAGCGCCGCGCTGGGGCCGCGGATGTAGAGGTCGCCGACTTCGCCATCGGGCACCGGACGGCCGTCTTCGCCGCGCAGCTCGACCTCGTAGCCGTCCACCGGCTTGCCGGTGGTGCCGTAGCGGATGTCGCCGGGGCGGTTGGAGATGAAGATGTGCAGCATCTCGGTCGAGCCGATGCCATCGATGATCTCGCAGCCGAATTGCGCCTTGAAGCGCTGCGCGATCTCGCCGGGCAGCGCCTCGCCGGCCGACGAGCACATGCGCAGCGCCACCGCATCGCGCGATGGCAGCCGGGGCGACGCAAGCATGCCCGCGAAGCCGGTCGGCGCGCCGAAGAAGACGGTGGGCTTGTGCTCGACCCAGCGACGGAAGGTGGCATCGGGTGTGGGCCGCTCGGCCATCAGCACCACGGTCGCGCCCACCGACAGCGGGAAGGTCAGCGCATTGCCCAGGCCATACGCGAAGTACATCTTGGCGGCCGAGAAGCACACGTCGTCTTCGGTCAGCGCCAGCACCGGCTTGCCATACAGCTCGGCCGTCCACCACAGGTTGGCGTGCGTGTGGACCGTGCCCTTGGGCTTGCCGGTGGAGCCGGAGGAATACAGCCAGAAGCCCGGGTCGTCGGAGGCGGTGGTCACCGGTGCGGCCAGCGGCTCGGCGGCGGCGAGCGCAGCCTCGAAGTCCTTGGCGCCCTCGGGCAGCGGGCCGGTCGGTTGCGACACGATCAGCGTGTGCACTTCATGGCCGCCGCGCGCCATCGCGTCCTGCAGCGTCGGCAGTAGCGCGCCCGACACCAGCACGGCCTGCGCGCGGCTGTGGTCGAGCATGTAGGCGTAGTCGTCGGGCGTGAGCAGCGTGTTGACGGCCACCGGCACGATGCCGGCGTAGAGGCAGCCGAGAAAGCTAACCGGCCAGTCGCTGCTGTCCAACATCAGCAGCAGCACCCGTTCTTCGCGGCGCACGCCGGCTGCCTTCAGCGCAGCAGCGAGGCGGCGCGCGCGGTCTTGGAGCTGGCCGTAGCCCAGCGTGCCGCGATCGTCGATGTAGGCGGTGCGTTCGGGGCGGCCGCGGTTGAGGGCGAACAGGTGTTCGGCGAAGTTGAATCGTGCGGGCAGGGTCATGGTCTTGTCTTCTTCGGCCGTGTCTTTGTTTGTTCTAGAGGCCGAGCGCGGCGAGCACGCCGGGGCTGGCCTGCACGGCGCTGCGCCGGTGATAGAAGTCCAGCGCGCGCAGGCCGCCGAGTTCGGCGCCGCCGCCCGCGCGGCCAGGGCCGCCGTGCATCGACATCGGCATCACGTTGCCGTGTCCGGTGTGGGCCTGCGCCACCTCGGGAGAAACCACATGCACGCGGCCGTGGCTTGGCGCGACGGCGAGCGCGGCCTGGGCCAGCGCCGCATCGTCGCTGCCATAAAGAGAGGTGACGAGCGAACCCTGGCCGCGATGCGCCAGCGCGATGCCGTGCGCGAGATCGCGGTACGGCAGCAGCGTGGCGACCGGGCCGAACACTTCCACGTCATGCACGCGCTGCGCCGCATCGGCATCGCGCGCGCCCAGCAGCACCGGGCCGATGCAGGCGGCCACCTTGGGGTCGGCGTCGATCAATGGCTTGTTGCGGCTGTCGTGCAGCACGGTGGTTTGCGTGGCCAGCGCGTCGAGGCCGTCGCGCACCGCGTTCAGTTGCGCACGGCTCACCAGCGAACCCATGCGCACGTTCTCGTTGCGCGGGTTGCCGACGGTGATGCCCGCAAGCTTGGCGCCAATGGCTTCGGCAGCTGCGTCGTACACCTCGGCCGGTACCAGGATGCGGCGGATGGCGGTGCATTTCTGGCCCGACTTGACCGTCATCTCTCGCACCACTTCGCGCACGAGCAGGTTGAAGGCCTCGCTGCCGGGCGCGGCGCCGGGCAGCAGCAGGGCGCTGTTGAGGCTGTCGGCCTCGATGTTCACGCGCACCGAGCGCTGGGCCACGGCGGCGTGCGAGCGGATCACCGCGGCTGTTTCGGCCGAGCCGGTGAACGAGACCACGTCGAAGGGCTGCAACGCATCCATCAATCCGGCCGAGCTGCCGCAAATGACGGAGAGCGCGCCGGCAGGCAGCACGCCCGCATCGACCACGTCCTTGACCATGCGCTGCGTGAGCCAGGCGGTGGCCGTGGCGGGCTTCACGATCACCGGCACGCCCGAGAGCAATGCGGGGGCGGCCTTTTCCCACAGGCCCCACGAGGGGAAGTTGAAGGCGTTGATGAACAGCGCCACGCCGTGCGTCGGCACCTGCAGGTGCTGCGACTGGAACACGGGCTCCTTGCCGAGCTTGACCGCGTCGCCATCGCGCAGCGCGTGCACGTCGCCGAGCGCATCGCCCCACTTCGCGTACTGGCCCAGCGTGAAGATCGCGCCGTCGATGTCGACGGCCGAGTCGTTCTTCACGGTGCCGGAGTTGGCGGTGGCGATCTCGTAATACGCATCGCGATTCGTCTGCAGCACTTTCACGATGGCGCCGAGCAGGCCGGCGCGTTGGCGGTAGGTAAGGGCGCGCAGCGCGCCGCCACCCTGTTCGCGCGCAAAGGCAAAGGCGGCGGGCAGATCGAGGCCGGTGGCGTCGACGCGCACGAGTTCGGTGCCGAGCACCGGATCGAACAGGGGCGTGCCGGCGCCCGATCCGCTTTGCCAGAGGCCGGCGACGTGGTTGGCGAGGCGTTCGATGGTCATGGAGTGAACTTGATCTGCCCTTCAGGCAGGAGATAGAGAACGAGCGCGCGGCCGTGCGCCACGGTCGGGCGATGCGCGGTACCGGGCCCGTAGACGCACCAGCCCGCGGGCCGGCTGTCGAACGTGGCGTCCGGGCTGTCGTCGAGCGGCATGATCAGGTCGATCTCGCCATTCGGATGCGTGTGGTGCGGGCCTGCGATGTCCTGCATGTCGACCACGTCGACCGAGAAGCGGTGCAGCGCGTCTTCGGCCTTGAAGACCCGGCCGTACTTGATGCCGCCGCCTTCGCGCTCACAGAGCCAGCCTTCGGCCACGCCGCCGATGCAGGCCTGGCGCAATTGCTCGAAGCGCGCGCTGCCAGCGCCGTGGGTGACGTTGAGCCACTGGTCGAGCGCGCCGTCCAGCGGCTTGCCGGCGATCTCGGCGGTCAGGCCGGCCATCAGCTGGTGAAATGCGGGCTTGCCGTTCGTGGCGGCGGTGGGGCTGCTGCTGTCGGACATCGTGGCGGGCTTCTTGGTGGAGGCTGGCTGGGCGAACATCCAGGGCCGTGCGAAGGGCCATGAACTTATGAACTACCTTGCAGGATCTCTGCGCGTGCAGTATCTTGCTTGTGGTCGAACAATAAGCAGCGAGACAATCAGTGTCAAGCAATATAGTGCATCTATGGTGTTTACCCTGAGCGCGCACAATCCCGGCGAAGAACGAGGAATTGCATGAATGAGCATGTAGACGCGGTGCTGGCCACCGCGCCAGAAAACGGCAACGGCAGCAACGCTGGCGCTGCCGCACCGGCCGGGGAGGCCCGCAATCCGCTGCTTGCGGCGCTGGGCGATCGCGTGCGCAACCTGCGCGCGCAGCGAGGCCTCACGCGCAAGGCGGTGGCCATTGCAGCCGACGTGTCGGAGCGGCACCTGGCCAACCTCGAGTACGGCATCGGCAACGCCTCCATCCTGGTGCTGCAGCAGGTGGCCGGCGCGCTGCATTGCTCGCTGGCCGAGCTGGTGGGCGACATCACGACCAGTTCGCCCGAGTGGCTGCTGATTCGTGAGCTGCTTGAGAACCGCAGCGAGACCGACCTGCGCCGCGTGCGCGTGGCGCTGGGTGAACTGCTGGGCACGGCCTCGGTCGATCCGGCGCGGCACCGCCGCATCGCGCTCGTGGGGTTGCGTGGCGCGGGCAAGTCGACGCTGGGGCAGATGCTGGCCGAGGACCTCGAACTGCCGTTCATCGAACTGAGCCGCGAGATCGAGAAGCTCGCCGGTTGCAGCGTTCGCGAGATTCACGACCTGTATGGCACCAACGCCTATCGCCGTTACGAGCGCCGCGCGCTCGAAGAAGCCGTGCAGATCTACAGCGAGGTGGTGATCGCCACGCCCGGCGGCATCGTCTCCGACCCGGCCACCTTCAACGAGCTGCTGGCCCACTGCACAACCGTGTGGCTGCAGGCCGCGCCCGAAGAGCACATGGGCCGGGTGGCCGCGCAGGGCGACACGCGTCCGATGGCGGCCAGCAAAGAGGCGATGGAAGACCTGCGTCGCATCCTGAATGGGCGGGCCGCCTTCTATTCAAAAGCCGATCTGTCGGTGGACACGAGCGGCAGGACGCTGGCGCAGAGCTTCCAGGCGTTGCGCGCTGCTACTCGCCAATCGATGGGTCTTCTCGACGGCTGAGTTTTTTGCGGCTCGGGGTTGAAGTCCTTCAGGGCGTCGCTCGCGCCGACACGGTGCTCTTTTTCGCGAATGTCCCCCGCTTCGCTCCTCCTTTATTTCGCGAAAAAGAGCCCCGTATCGGCGCGAGCGTTGGACAGAGCGGTCGTTGATCAGCGGTACACCAGCAGCGTGCCCATGTGCGAATGACACCAGGTGCTCCCCGCAGCGAAATAAAGGAGGAGCGAAGCGGGGGACATTCGCGGAGGGGAGCACCTGGTGCCATTCGCACTCGCCCTGAATGACCCCGCACCAAACAGCAGCCAGCGTCCAGACCTGAAAAAAAGCGCTACAGGCATTGACTTGCCTGTTTGCATGCAGCATGATGCATGTCATCGGAGCAAGAAAGTGCATTATCTTTCCTGTTCACGGTTTCCGAACACAGCCCCACAGGAGACTTCCGCATGACAGACACCACCACGCTCCAGGCGCCCCCGCGCGTCGACTACCGCACTGAACCCGGCCAATACCGCCACTGGTCCCTGAGCTTCGACGGCGCCATCGCACGCCTCGTGCTCGACATCGCGGAAGACGGCGGCATTCGCCCCGGCTACAAGCTCAAGCTCAACAGCTACGACCTGGGCGTGGACATCGAACTGAACGACGCGCTCAACCGCGTGCGCTTCGAGCACCCCGAAGTGCGCAGCGTGATCGTCACCAGCGGCAAAGACCGCATCTTCTGTTCGGGCGCCAACATCTTCATGCTCGGCGTCTCCGGCCACGCCTGGAAGGTCAACTTCTGCAAGTTCACCAACGAAACCCGCAACGGCATTGAAGACACGTCCAAATACTCGGGCCTGAAGTTCCTCGCGGCCGTGAACGGCGCCTGCGCCGGCGGCGGCTACGAACTGGCGCTGGCCTGCGACGAGATCCTGCTGGTGGACGACCGCTCCTCCGCCGTCTCGCTGCCCGAAGTGCCACTGCTCGGCGTGCTGCCCGGCACCGGCGGCCTGACCCGCGTGACCGACAAGCGCCACGTGCGCCATGACCTCGCCGACATCTTCTGCACCAGCGTCGAAGGCGTGCGCGGCCAGCGCGCGGTTGACTGGCGCCTGGTCGATGCGGTGGCCAAGCCCGCGCAGTTCGCCGCCGCCGTGCAGGACCGTGCCTCGCAACTGGCCGCCGGCAGCGACCGCCCGGCCAACGGCAAGGGCGTGGCCCTGACCCGCCTCGAACGCACCGACAGCGCCGATGGCATCAGCTATCCGCATGTCGATATTCAGATCGACCGCAGCAAGCGCACCGCCACGATCACCGTCAAGGCGCCGACCGGCACGCAGCCCGCAGACATTGCCGCCATCGAAGCCGCCGGCGCCGCATGGTGGCCGCTCGCGATGTGCCGCGAACTCGACGACGCGATCCTCAACCTGCGCACCAACGAACTCGACGTCGGCACCTGGCTGCTCAAGACCGAAGGCGATGCGGCCGCAGTGCTCGCATCCGACGCCGTGATGTTCGCCAACAAAGACCACTGGCTGGTGCGCGAAACCATCGGCGCGCTGCGCCGCACGCTGGCGCGCCTGGATGTGTCGTCGCGCAGCCTGTTCGCGCTGGTCGAAGCGGGTTCGTGCTTTGCCGGCACGCTGGCCGAGCTGGCCTTCGCCGCCGACCGCACGTACATGCTCGCGCTGCCTGATGACGCCGACCGCGCACCCAAGCTCACGCTCAACGAATTCAACTTCGGCTTCTTTCCGATGGTGAACGACCAGAGCCGCCTGCAGCGCCGCTTCTATGAAGAAGCCGCGCCGCTCGAAGCCGCCCGCGCCGCAGCCGGCAAGCCGCTCGACGCCGATGAGGCGCTGAAGCTCGGCCTTGTCACAGCCGCACCGGACGACATCGACTGGGGCGACGAGATCCGCATCGCCATCGAAGAGCGCGCCGCCATGTCGCCCGACGCGCTCACCGGGCTCGAAGCCAACCTGCGCTTCGCCAGCAAGGAGAACATGGCCACCCGCATCTTCGGCCGGCTCACCGCCTGGCAGAACTGGATCTTCAACCGCCCCAACGCCGTCGGCGAAAAGGGCGCGCTCAAGGTCTACGGCACCGGCCAGAAAGCCGGCTTCGACATGAACCGCGTTTGAGCCAACAGTCCGCACAACCCAAGGAACAGCGATGAGCACGATCAACTACGGCGAGAAGATCCCCAACAACGTCAACCTCGGCGAAGACCGCACGCTGCAGCGCGCGCTCGAAGGCTGGCAGCCCAACTTCATCAACTGGTGGGACGACGTGGGCCCCGAAGGCTCGACCAACCACGACGTGTACCTGCGCACCGCAGTGAGCGTCGACCCACAAGGCTGGGCGCAGTTCGGCCACGTGAAGATGCGCGACTACCGCTGGGGCATCTTCCTGAACCCGGGCGATGCCAACCGCGAGATTCACTTCGGCGACCACAAGGGCGAGAAGGCCTGGCAGGACGTGCCCGGCGAACACCGCGCCAACCTGCGCCGCATCATCGTGACGCAGGGCGACACCGAGCCCGCATCGGTCGAGCAGCAACGCCACCTGGGCCTGACCGCGCCGTCGATGTACGACCTGCGCAACCTGTTCCAGATCAACGTGGAAGAAGGCCGCCACCTGTGGGCCATGGTCTACCTGCTGCAAAAGCACTTCGGCCGCGACGGCCGTGAAGAAGCCGACGCGCTGCTGCAGCGCACTTCGGGCGATGAGAACAACCCGCGCATCCTGGGTGCCTTCAACGAGAAGACGCCCGACTGGCTCGCGTTCTTCATGTTCACCTACTTCACCGACCGCGACGGCAAGTTCCAGCTCGCCGCACTGGCCGAAAGCGCGTTCGATCCGCTGGCGCGCACCACGAAGTTCATGCTGACCGAAGAGGCGCACCACATGTTCGTGGGCGAGAGCGGCGTGTCGCGTGTCATCGCGCGCACCGCGCAGGTGATGAACGAGCTGAAGACCGACGACGCGCAGAAGATCCGCGCGGCAGGCTGCATCGACCTGGGCACCATCCAGCGCTATCTGAACTTCCACTACAGCGTGACCATCGACCTGTTCGGCGCCGACCAGTCGAGCAATGCCGCCATCTTCTACAGCTCGGGCCTGAAGGGCCGTTACGAAGAAGGCAAGCGCACGGACGACCACATCCTCAAGGGCCAGACCTACAAGGTGCTCGAGGTGAAGGAGGGCCAGCTCGTCGAGAAAGACGTGCCGATGCTCAACGCGCTCAACGAAGTGCTGCGCGACGACTTCATCAAGGACTCGGTGGCCGGCGTCGGCCGCTGGAACAAGGTGCTGGAAAAGGCCGGCATCCCCACCCGCCTGGTGGTTCCGCACAAGGCCTTCAACCGCCAGATCGGCGCGCTCGCCGGCATCAAGATGTCGCCCGAAGGCCGTGTGGTGAACGAGATCGAATGGGCCGCCAAGCGCGATGAATGGCTGCCGAGTTCCGAAGACTTCGCTTTCGTGGCATCGTTGATGGGCCGCGTGGTGGAACCGGGCAAGTTCGCCGGCTGGATTTCGCCGCCGGTGATGGGCATCAATCGCCAGCCGGTC includes:
- the boxC gene encoding 2,3-epoxybenzoyl-CoA dihydrolase — its product is MTDTTTLQAPPRVDYRTEPGQYRHWSLSFDGAIARLVLDIAEDGGIRPGYKLKLNSYDLGVDIELNDALNRVRFEHPEVRSVIVTSGKDRIFCSGANIFMLGVSGHAWKVNFCKFTNETRNGIEDTSKYSGLKFLAAVNGACAGGGYELALACDEILLVDDRSSAVSLPEVPLLGVLPGTGGLTRVTDKRHVRHDLADIFCTSVEGVRGQRAVDWRLVDAVAKPAQFAAAVQDRASQLAAGSDRPANGKGVALTRLERTDSADGISYPHVDIQIDRSKRTATITVKAPTGTQPADIAAIEAAGAAWWPLAMCRELDDAILNLRTNELDVGTWLLKTEGDAAAVLASDAVMFANKDHWLVRETIGALRRTLARLDVSSRSLFALVEAGSCFAGTLAELAFAADRTYMLALPDDADRAPKLTLNEFNFGFFPMVNDQSRLQRRFYEEAAPLEAARAAAGKPLDADEALKLGLVTAAPDDIDWGDEIRIAIEERAAMSPDALTGLEANLRFASKENMATRIFGRLTAWQNWIFNRPNAVGEKGALKVYGTGQKAGFDMNRV
- the boxB gene encoding benzoyl-CoA 2,3-epoxidase subunit BoxB → MSTINYGEKIPNNVNLGEDRTLQRALEGWQPNFINWWDDVGPEGSTNHDVYLRTAVSVDPQGWAQFGHVKMRDYRWGIFLNPGDANREIHFGDHKGEKAWQDVPGEHRANLRRIIVTQGDTEPASVEQQRHLGLTAPSMYDLRNLFQINVEEGRHLWAMVYLLQKHFGRDGREEADALLQRTSGDENNPRILGAFNEKTPDWLAFFMFTYFTDRDGKFQLAALAESAFDPLARTTKFMLTEEAHHMFVGESGVSRVIARTAQVMNELKTDDAQKIRAAGCIDLGTIQRYLNFHYSVTIDLFGADQSSNAAIFYSSGLKGRYEEGKRTDDHILKGQTYKVLEVKEGQLVEKDVPMLNALNEVLRDDFIKDSVAGVGRWNKVLEKAGIPTRLVVPHKAFNRQIGALAGIKMSPEGRVVNEIEWAAKRDEWLPSSEDFAFVASLMGRVVEPGKFAGWISPPVMGINRQPVDFEYVRFG